A genomic window from Candidatus Tumulicola sp. includes:
- the pgl gene encoding 6-phosphogluconolactonase produces the protein MLVLDDPHALAHRGAVEFQTLARTAIEQRGRFAVALSGGSTPKAMLGLLASQEFARSVEWPSVHFFWSDERCVPPDDPNSNFAIAEQALLGPLRAADANVHRMRGELEPHAGAADYKRQLEAFFPGSAIRLDLIYLGLGSDGHTASLFPGSAALHTTDVPCAPNHVPQEAKAPWRLTLTYPALNAARAVVFLVEGAEKADVLAKVVDGPRDVERFPAQGVAPVEGTLTWLVDRAAAAKLKRA, from the coding sequence GTGCTCGTGCTCGACGACCCACATGCTCTTGCGCATCGAGGCGCGGTCGAATTTCAGACGCTCGCGCGGACGGCGATCGAGCAGCGCGGCCGCTTCGCCGTGGCTTTGTCCGGCGGCTCGACGCCGAAAGCGATGCTCGGATTGCTGGCCTCGCAAGAGTTCGCCCGCAGCGTGGAGTGGCCGAGCGTACATTTCTTTTGGAGTGACGAGCGCTGTGTGCCGCCCGATGACCCGAACAGCAACTTCGCCATAGCCGAACAGGCGCTGCTGGGTCCGCTTCGTGCAGCCGACGCGAACGTCCATCGCATGCGCGGCGAATTAGAGCCGCACGCCGGCGCTGCTGACTACAAGCGGCAGTTGGAGGCTTTTTTCCCCGGAAGCGCCATCCGCTTGGACCTCATCTATCTGGGCCTTGGGTCGGACGGACACACGGCTTCGCTTTTCCCGGGCTCTGCCGCCCTCCACACGACCGACGTGCCGTGCGCCCCCAATCACGTGCCGCAGGAGGCGAAGGCCCCGTGGCGACTCACCCTCACGTATCCGGCGCTCAATGCAGCGCGAGCCGTCGTGTTCTTGGTGGAGGGCGCCGAGAAGGCCGACGTTCTCGCCAAAGTTGTCGATGGGCCGCGCGACGTCGAGCGGTTCCCGGCCCAAGGCGTGGCGCCGGTGGAAGGCACGCTGACCTGGCTGGTGGACCGGGCCGCGGCCGCGAAGCTCAAGCGAGCATGA
- a CDS encoding glucose-6-phosphate dehydrogenase assembly protein OpcA, giving the protein MAPAVTAFSGATEVKIGDVEAALAARWRAQALQTADAASARAHVLNLVACVEEAGAETVVSQIVGQLAATHPLRVITVIRDDTVADDALRSWIDSGCAHEKVCSEEIFIAASPQSAECAASAVESLLSSDMPVYLWWRGGPPSGSVLFSRLAQVAHKIIVDSMRFGDNAAALDTLRRMVERQGEASAIGDFNWQRIAPWRATIGACFDDPAVLALLPAFDRCAIEFSATSTAAASPSARALLLSSWMTSRQPSLRGCVRIVPVPGEGDGVGRLESVRFGALRTQAALELERIAEPLGVTGTARDADGRQMRRFSFPAETLSEAELLHRCIDVPLREPMLEVALREE; this is encoded by the coding sequence ATGGCGCCAGCCGTGACCGCCTTCTCCGGCGCGACCGAGGTCAAGATCGGCGATGTCGAGGCGGCGTTGGCCGCGCGCTGGCGCGCGCAGGCGTTGCAGACGGCGGATGCTGCATCCGCGCGCGCCCACGTGCTGAATCTTGTCGCGTGCGTCGAGGAAGCGGGCGCCGAGACGGTGGTTTCGCAAATCGTCGGCCAGCTTGCCGCCACGCATCCGCTTCGGGTCATCACCGTGATACGCGATGACACAGTCGCAGACGACGCGCTGCGCTCGTGGATCGACTCGGGGTGCGCCCACGAGAAGGTGTGCAGCGAGGAGATCTTCATCGCGGCCAGTCCCCAATCGGCGGAATGCGCTGCGTCTGCGGTCGAGAGCCTGTTGTCGTCCGACATGCCGGTGTACCTATGGTGGCGCGGTGGTCCGCCCTCGGGCAGCGTCCTCTTCTCCCGGCTGGCCCAAGTCGCCCATAAGATCATCGTGGATTCGATGCGCTTCGGCGACAACGCAGCCGCGCTCGATACGCTGCGCCGGATGGTCGAACGGCAGGGCGAGGCCAGCGCGATCGGCGACTTCAATTGGCAGCGCATCGCTCCGTGGCGCGCGACCATCGGCGCCTGTTTCGATGACCCGGCCGTGCTGGCGTTGCTGCCGGCATTCGATCGCTGTGCCATCGAATTCTCGGCGACCTCGACGGCCGCGGCGTCCCCGTCGGCTCGCGCGCTGCTGCTCTCGAGCTGGATGACGAGCCGCCAGCCTTCTTTGCGCGGTTGCGTGCGCATCGTGCCGGTGCCGGGCGAGGGCGATGGCGTGGGCCGGCTGGAGTCGGTGCGTTTCGGCGCGCTGCGCACGCAGGCGGCGCTCGAACTCGAGCGCATCGCCGAGCCGCTTGGCGTGACCGGCACCGCGCGCGACGCGGATGGCCGGCAGATGCGGCGTTTCTCGTTTCCGGCGGAGACGCTCAGCGAAGCCGAACTGCTCCATCGCTGCATCGACGTGCCCCTGCGCGAACCGATGCTCGAGGTCGCGCTTCGCGAAGAGTGA
- the zwf gene encoding glucose-6-phosphate dehydrogenase — translation MQTTDISRVNPFREGLREDRASQPCQLVIFGAAGDLTRRKLLPAIYNLTQANLVPPNFCVVGFARNPMDEAAFRETLKESVAHSDEVRVRDDGVVNALADRSYYLCGDFTDAQAFAALKTLLAENDEKHGTAGNRIFYIATPASLFGLIVGQLHAAGLAGQADGKPSGSVRIIVEKPFGRDLASAKALNTEMLSYVREDQIYRIDHYLGKETVQNISVLRFANGIFEPIWNRRYVDHVQITIAENIGIEGRANFYEETGVVRDVIQNHALQLLSLVAMEPPQTFNATDFRDEKVRVVEAVRPLDIDDGVSACVRGQYGKGFVAGEKVMGYREEPGVAPDSITPTYAAFKLYVDNWRWAGVPFYIRSGKRLTKRVTDIAIQFKEAPHLPFRKTQLEPLEGNVLALRIQPDEGITLKFGAKVPGPSMRIRSVAMEFSYGATFGAEDASPYERLILDCMKGDQTLFDRSDGVEAAWALLDPVLTKWQSDRSVKFPNYAAGSWGPAEANKLMARDGRSWRQP, via the coding sequence ATGCAGACGACTGACATCTCCCGGGTCAACCCGTTTCGCGAAGGCTTGCGCGAAGACCGCGCCTCGCAGCCGTGCCAACTCGTCATCTTCGGCGCGGCGGGCGATCTCACGCGGCGCAAGCTGCTGCCGGCCATCTACAATCTCACGCAGGCCAATCTCGTGCCGCCGAATTTCTGCGTCGTCGGCTTCGCGCGCAATCCGATGGATGAGGCGGCGTTCCGGGAGACGCTCAAGGAGTCTGTGGCGCACTCCGACGAGGTTCGCGTGCGCGACGATGGCGTGGTGAACGCCCTCGCCGATCGCTCATACTACCTCTGTGGCGATTTTACCGATGCGCAGGCTTTCGCCGCGCTGAAGACCCTGCTCGCGGAAAACGACGAAAAGCACGGGACGGCAGGCAATCGCATCTTCTATATCGCCACGCCGGCGAGTCTTTTCGGTCTCATCGTCGGCCAATTGCACGCGGCCGGACTGGCGGGCCAGGCTGACGGGAAGCCGAGCGGATCGGTGCGCATCATCGTCGAGAAGCCGTTCGGGCGCGACCTCGCCTCCGCGAAGGCCCTCAACACCGAGATGCTTTCGTACGTCCGCGAAGATCAGATCTACCGCATCGACCACTACCTGGGTAAGGAGACCGTCCAGAACATCTCGGTGCTGCGTTTCGCCAACGGCATTTTCGAACCGATTTGGAATCGCCGCTACGTGGATCACGTGCAGATAACGATCGCGGAGAACATCGGCATCGAGGGCCGCGCCAACTTCTATGAGGAGACCGGCGTGGTGCGCGACGTCATCCAGAACCACGCGCTGCAGCTGCTCTCGCTCGTCGCCATGGAACCGCCCCAGACGTTCAATGCCACCGACTTTCGTGATGAGAAGGTGCGCGTCGTCGAAGCGGTTCGACCGCTGGATATCGACGACGGCGTGAGCGCGTGCGTGCGCGGGCAATACGGCAAGGGCTTTGTCGCGGGCGAAAAGGTGATGGGCTATCGCGAGGAGCCCGGGGTAGCGCCCGACTCCATCACGCCGACCTACGCCGCGTTCAAGTTGTACGTGGACAACTGGCGCTGGGCGGGCGTGCCGTTCTATATCCGCTCCGGCAAGCGTCTGACGAAGCGCGTCACCGATATCGCCATCCAGTTCAAGGAAGCGCCGCACCTCCCGTTCCGGAAGACGCAGCTCGAACCGCTGGAGGGCAACGTGCTCGCCCTGCGTATCCAGCCCGACGAGGGCATCACGCTCAAATTCGGCGCAAAGGTGCCTGGGCCGAGCATGCGCATCCGCTCGGTGGCCATGGAATTCTCGTACGGCGCGACGTTCGGAGCCGAAGATGCATCGCCGTACGAGCGGCTCATCCTCGATTGCATGAAGGGCGATCAAACCTTGTTCGACCGATCGGACGGCGTGGAGGCGGCGTGGGCGCTGCTCGATCCGGTCCTGACGAAATGGCAGTCCGACCGCAGTGTGAAGTTCCCCAACTACGCGGCTGGGTCGTGGGGTCCAGCGGAAGCGAATAAACTCATGGCGCGCGACGGCCGCTCATGGCGCCAGCCGTGA
- the gnd gene encoding decarboxylating 6-phosphogluconate dehydrogenase, which translates to MQLGMIGLGRMGANMVQRLLEGGHTVAAFDRNPDAVKESAARGAVGCASLGDLVKALKPPRAAWVMVPSGPPTNDTIAQLATLLEKGDVVIDGGNSYWKDGQQQALDLAARGIDFIDAGVSGGIWGLKVGYCLMVGGDAAVCKRLEPIFLTLAPKDGYLRVGPVGAGHFVKMVHNGIEYGMMEAYGEGFEIMRASEFGDKLDMRGISHLWNQGSVIRSWLLELAELAFAGDRDLAQIRGYVDDTGEGRWTVKDAIDFSVPAPVLTLSLLMRFRSRQDDSYAAKVVAALRNEFGGHALHPEPVDHSRA; encoded by the coding sequence ATGCAGCTAGGAATGATCGGTCTCGGGCGCATGGGCGCGAACATGGTGCAACGTCTGCTCGAAGGCGGTCACACCGTCGCCGCGTTTGACCGCAATCCGGATGCCGTGAAAGAATCCGCGGCGCGAGGCGCCGTCGGCTGCGCTTCGCTCGGCGATCTGGTAAAGGCGTTGAAGCCGCCGCGCGCCGCGTGGGTGATGGTCCCATCCGGACCGCCGACGAATGACACGATCGCGCAGCTCGCCACGCTGCTCGAAAAGGGCGATGTCGTCATCGACGGCGGCAACTCGTACTGGAAGGACGGACAGCAGCAAGCTTTAGACCTTGCCGCCCGCGGCATCGATTTCATCGACGCCGGCGTTTCCGGCGGCATCTGGGGTTTGAAGGTCGGCTACTGCCTGATGGTGGGCGGCGATGCAGCCGTGTGCAAGCGCCTCGAACCGATCTTCTTGACGTTGGCGCCCAAAGACGGATACTTGCGCGTGGGCCCCGTCGGCGCCGGCCATTTCGTCAAGATGGTGCACAACGGCATCGAGTACGGGATGATGGAGGCGTACGGCGAAGGCTTCGAGATCATGCGCGCATCCGAGTTCGGCGACAAGCTTGACATGCGCGGCATCAGCCACTTGTGGAACCAAGGCAGCGTCATCCGCTCTTGGCTGCTCGAACTCGCCGAGCTCGCATTCGCCGGCGACCGCGATCTCGCGCAGATACGCGGTTATGTGGACGACACCGGCGAAGGCCGCTGGACCGTCAAAGACGCGATCGATTTCTCGGTGCCCGCTCCCGTGCTGACGCTTTCACTGCTCATGCGCTTTCGCTCGCGTCAAGACGATTCGTACGCCGCTAAGGTGGTCGCTGCGCTGCGCAACGAGTTCGGCGGCCATGCGCTCCATCCGGAGCCCGTCGATCATTCGCGAGCGTAG
- a CDS encoding bifunctional transaldolase/phosoglucose isomerase: MANPLARLIDFGQSFWLDNIRRGFTRSGELKRLIEEDGLRGVTSNPTIFEKAVAESSDYDPAIKELVSAGKSAQEMFDVLTTDDIREACDAFRELYDASKGGDGFVSLELPPYLAKTIEGSISEALRLWKIVDRPNVMIKVPATDEGMPVIRRLIAEGLNVNITLMFGEGYYERVIDAYMSGLEDRRHKDLPLHQIASVASCFVSRVDTEADRRIEALATADPSKKSRLEALLGKTAIANSKRLYQLYQRSIASDRWTALAKAGATRQRPLWASTSTKNPKYKDTYYVEALIGPDTVDTMPPATIDAFRDHGIVTPTLEQGMDAANAVIAELESLGISLKEITDKLLADGIASFEKSYKELLDVLSKKADVFQCAAIDRHSIDGIDKAAQAASLAQLDAQRFVARVWQHDPDLWKKGDAEHAAIIRDRLGWLSSPDMMHHRTEEIDAFVEAIRKDGLTHVVVMGMGGSSLCPIVLRETFGTRSGYPEILVLDSTVPAAIAEVESKIDIRKTMFIESSKSGGTLESRSFSEYFFVKATAALGSAAAAAGRFACITDPGTSLEKLARDRGFRKIFLNPEDIGGRYSALSFFGLVPAACGGVDIGALLERARRMAQACAAGVPAAEHPGVTLGAALADLATKKGRDKVTILASPGISTFGLWLEQLIAESLGKEGRGLIPVSQEPLGDPAAYGGDRVFVHMRLGDDATFDERLGRLARAGHPVVRISLRDKFDLGEEFFRWEFATATVGALIGVDAFDQPNVQESKDNTSRILAQAKGGALPQAPASPPQDGAALAAFLRAAKPGDYLALMAFVQQTPRRDETLQRARAALRDATRAATTLGYGPRFLHSTGQLHKGGPNTGLFIQLVGRDGPVLPIPGQAFDFGTLVAAQSLGDFQSLQAHGRRVMRIDLGDAVDKGLEALLAAVDAYSNGARLKSGMPH; this comes from the coding sequence ATGGCGAATCCGCTCGCGCGGCTCATCGATTTCGGCCAGAGCTTCTGGCTGGACAATATCCGGCGGGGTTTCACCCGCTCGGGCGAACTCAAGCGGCTGATCGAAGAGGACGGCCTGCGCGGCGTCACCTCGAATCCGACGATCTTCGAAAAGGCCGTTGCCGAGAGCAGCGATTACGACCCCGCGATCAAAGAGCTGGTCAGCGCGGGCAAATCGGCGCAGGAGATGTTCGACGTGCTCACCACGGACGACATCCGCGAGGCCTGTGACGCTTTCCGCGAACTGTACGACGCCAGCAAAGGCGGCGACGGTTTCGTGTCGCTCGAGCTGCCGCCGTATCTCGCCAAGACGATCGAGGGCTCGATCAGCGAGGCGCTCCGGCTTTGGAAGATCGTCGACCGGCCCAACGTGATGATCAAGGTCCCGGCGACCGACGAAGGCATGCCGGTCATCCGCCGGCTCATCGCCGAGGGTCTCAACGTCAACATCACGCTGATGTTCGGCGAGGGCTATTACGAGCGGGTCATCGACGCCTACATGTCAGGCCTTGAAGACCGCCGCCACAAAGATCTTCCGCTGCACCAGATCGCCTCGGTGGCGTCGTGTTTCGTCAGTCGGGTCGATACCGAGGCCGATCGGCGCATCGAGGCGCTTGCGACGGCCGATCCTTCTAAGAAGTCACGCCTCGAGGCGCTCCTGGGCAAGACGGCCATCGCCAACTCGAAACGCTTGTATCAATTGTACCAGCGCTCGATCGCAAGCGACCGCTGGACGGCGTTGGCAAAGGCCGGTGCGACGCGCCAGCGCCCGCTGTGGGCCAGCACGTCCACCAAGAACCCGAAGTACAAGGACACGTACTACGTCGAGGCGCTCATCGGCCCGGACACGGTGGATACGATGCCGCCGGCGACCATCGATGCGTTTCGAGATCACGGCATCGTCACGCCGACCCTCGAGCAGGGCATGGACGCCGCGAACGCCGTCATCGCGGAACTTGAGTCGCTCGGCATCTCGCTCAAGGAGATCACGGACAAACTGCTCGCCGATGGCATCGCCTCGTTTGAAAAATCGTATAAAGAGCTGCTCGACGTCCTCTCAAAAAAAGCAGATGTGTTCCAGTGCGCGGCGATCGATCGGCATTCGATCGACGGCATCGACAAGGCGGCGCAGGCCGCCAGCCTTGCGCAACTCGACGCGCAGCGCTTCGTCGCGCGGGTCTGGCAACACGATCCCGATCTGTGGAAGAAGGGCGATGCGGAGCACGCCGCGATCATCCGCGACCGGCTCGGCTGGCTCTCCTCGCCCGACATGATGCACCATCGCACCGAGGAAATCGACGCGTTCGTCGAGGCCATCCGAAAAGATGGGTTGACGCACGTCGTCGTCATGGGCATGGGCGGCTCGAGCCTCTGCCCGATCGTGCTGCGCGAGACGTTCGGCACGCGCAGCGGCTACCCTGAAATACTGGTGCTCGACAGCACCGTGCCCGCCGCGATCGCCGAGGTCGAATCGAAGATCGACATCCGCAAGACCATGTTCATCGAGTCGAGCAAGTCGGGCGGCACGCTCGAGAGCCGATCGTTCTCCGAGTATTTTTTCGTCAAGGCGACGGCCGCCCTTGGCAGCGCCGCCGCCGCAGCCGGCCGCTTCGCGTGCATCACCGACCCTGGGACGTCGCTCGAAAAGTTGGCGCGGGATCGCGGCTTCCGCAAGATCTTCCTCAACCCCGAGGACATCGGCGGCCGTTACTCAGCGCTCTCGTTCTTCGGCCTTGTGCCTGCGGCGTGTGGCGGGGTCGACATCGGCGCGCTGCTCGAACGCGCGCGTCGCATGGCGCAGGCGTGCGCCGCGGGCGTGCCGGCGGCCGAACATCCTGGGGTTACGCTGGGCGCAGCGCTCGCCGATTTGGCCACAAAAAAAGGCCGCGACAAGGTGACCATCCTCGCCTCGCCCGGCATCTCGACGTTTGGTCTTTGGCTCGAGCAGCTCATCGCCGAGAGTTTGGGCAAGGAGGGCCGCGGCCTCATACCGGTATCGCAAGAGCCACTGGGGGATCCGGCGGCATACGGCGGCGACCGGGTGTTCGTCCACATGCGGCTCGGCGATGACGCTACGTTCGACGAACGGCTTGGCAGGCTCGCCCGCGCCGGACACCCGGTCGTGCGCATCAGTCTTCGCGACAAATTCGATCTCGGCGAGGAGTTCTTCCGCTGGGAGTTCGCGACGGCGACGGTGGGAGCGCTGATCGGCGTCGACGCTTTCGACCAGCCCAATGTCCAGGAGAGCAAAGACAACACCAGCCGCATTCTCGCGCAGGCAAAAGGCGGCGCGCTGCCGCAAGCGCCGGCGTCGCCGCCGCAGGATGGCGCCGCGCTGGCGGCGTTTCTGCGGGCGGCGAAGCCGGGCGATTACCTCGCGCTCATGGCCTTCGTGCAACAAACACCGCGCCGAGACGAGACCTTGCAGCGCGCCCGCGCCGCGCTGCGCGACGCCACACGCGCCGCGACAACGCTTGGTTACGGCCCGCGCTTCCTGCACTCGACCGGCCAGCTGCACAAGGGCGGGCCGAATACCGGTCTGTTCATCCAGCTCGTCGGCCGCGACGGCCCCGTGCTCCCGATCCCAGGCCAGGCGTTTGATTTCGGCACCCTCGTCGCGGCGCAATCGCTGGGAGATTTTCAGTCTTTGCAAGCGCACGGGCGACGCGTCATGCGGATCGATTTGGGCGACGCGGTGGACAAAGGCCTCGAAGCCTTGCTGGCGGCAGTCGATGCGTACTCCAACGGCGCCAGACTAAAGTCTGGCATGCCGCATTAA
- the tkt gene encoding transketolase, with product MKPTATLDRKALDQLCINTIRTLAMDSVQKANSGHPGTAMALAPLAYVLWTKHLRYNPKNPAWVNRDRFILSAGHACILQYAMLFLTGYDLSLDDLKQFRQWGSKTPGHPEYGHTPGVEATTGPLGQGCGNAVGFAIAERALATRFNRPELDVVEHRTYVICSDGDMMEGVASEASSLAGHLKLGKLIFIYDDNHITIEGNTSLAFDTEDVCRRYDAYGWHTQSLEDANDLEAIDRALEAAKADPRPSFFRIRSHIGYGAPHKQDTAEAHGEPLGEDESKLTKRFYGWPEDAHFLVPDEVLSEMRTAIDRGAAFEKEWNDLWARYAGANADLAGQFQREQKGALPAGWADALPSFAPKDGAMATRDASSKALTALVKAVPFLLGGSADLAVSNKTNISAGDFEAGNYTGRQFHFGIREHAMGAVLNGMTLHGGLRAFGATFLIFSDYMRPPIRLACLMKIDPLYVWTHDSIGLGEDGPTHQSIEQLASLRAMPNMTVMRPADANETSICYRMALQHTDGPVGFALTRQKLPIFDPEAVRGAERGGYVLACEQGGAPQAILIGTGSEVHVCLKARDILQAAGVATRVVSLPCWEIFERQPQSYRDEVLPPSVKARVAVEAAVPFGWEHYVGQHGRVVGMTRFGASAPADVLFQKFGFTGEHVADVARELLRNVVPGL from the coding sequence TTGAAGCCGACCGCCACGCTCGATCGCAAGGCCCTCGACCAGCTTTGCATCAACACCATCCGAACGCTCGCCATGGATTCGGTGCAGAAGGCCAATTCCGGCCATCCGGGCACTGCGATGGCGCTCGCGCCGCTCGCATATGTCTTGTGGACGAAGCACCTGCGCTACAATCCGAAAAATCCGGCTTGGGTCAATCGCGACCGCTTCATCCTCTCCGCCGGGCACGCGTGCATCCTTCAATACGCCATGTTGTTCCTGACCGGCTACGACCTAAGCCTCGACGACCTCAAACAGTTCAGGCAGTGGGGCTCGAAGACGCCGGGACATCCGGAATATGGCCACACCCCGGGCGTGGAGGCCACGACCGGGCCGCTGGGTCAGGGGTGCGGCAACGCCGTGGGCTTCGCGATCGCAGAACGCGCTCTCGCGACGCGCTTCAACCGGCCTGAGCTCGACGTCGTGGAGCATCGGACGTACGTCATCTGCAGCGACGGCGATATGATGGAAGGCGTGGCCTCCGAAGCGTCGTCGCTCGCGGGTCACCTCAAGCTCGGCAAGCTAATCTTCATCTACGACGATAACCACATCACCATCGAAGGCAACACGTCGCTCGCCTTCGACACCGAAGACGTGTGCCGGCGGTACGACGCCTACGGTTGGCACACACAGTCGCTCGAAGACGCCAACGATCTCGAGGCCATCGATCGAGCGCTTGAAGCCGCGAAGGCGGATCCACGGCCCTCGTTCTTCCGCATCCGCTCGCACATCGGCTACGGCGCGCCACACAAGCAAGACACCGCCGAAGCGCATGGAGAGCCGCTCGGCGAGGACGAGAGCAAGTTGACGAAGCGCTTCTACGGCTGGCCCGAAGACGCGCATTTCCTCGTGCCCGACGAGGTGCTGTCGGAGATGCGCACGGCGATCGACCGCGGTGCGGCGTTCGAAAAGGAATGGAACGACTTGTGGGCCCGCTACGCCGGTGCGAACGCCGATCTGGCCGGCCAGTTCCAGCGCGAGCAAAAGGGGGCGCTGCCGGCCGGTTGGGCTGACGCGCTACCGAGCTTCGCGCCGAAAGACGGCGCAATGGCCACGCGTGATGCCTCGAGCAAAGCTCTGACGGCGCTGGTCAAGGCGGTTCCGTTCCTGCTCGGCGGTTCAGCCGATCTCGCCGTCTCGAACAAGACCAACATCAGCGCGGGCGATTTCGAAGCCGGCAACTATACCGGCCGGCAATTCCACTTCGGCATCCGCGAGCACGCTATGGGCGCCGTGCTCAACGGCATGACGCTGCACGGAGGGCTGCGCGCGTTCGGCGCCACGTTCCTCATCTTCAGCGATTACATGCGACCGCCGATCCGTTTGGCATGTCTCATGAAGATCGACCCGTTGTACGTCTGGACGCATGACAGCATCGGCTTGGGCGAGGATGGGCCGACCCACCAATCGATCGAGCAGTTGGCGAGCCTGCGCGCCATGCCGAACATGACCGTCATGCGGCCGGCTGATGCGAACGAAACATCGATATGCTATAGGATGGCGTTGCAGCACACTGACGGGCCGGTCGGCTTTGCGCTCACGCGCCAAAAGCTTCCCATCTTTGATCCGGAGGCCGTGCGCGGCGCCGAACGCGGCGGCTACGTGCTGGCGTGCGAACAAGGCGGAGCGCCGCAAGCCATTCTCATCGGAACCGGTTCCGAAGTGCACGTCTGCCTCAAGGCGCGCGACATCTTGCAGGCTGCTGGCGTCGCGACGCGCGTTGTGAGCCTGCCGTGTTGGGAGATCTTCGAGCGTCAGCCGCAATCGTATCGCGACGAAGTGCTGCCGCCAAGCGTGAAGGCGCGCGTGGCCGTAGAGGCGGCGGTGCCGTTCGGTTGGGAGCACTACGTCGGCCAACACGGACGCGTTGTCGGCATGACGCGCTTTGGCGCGTCGGCGCCCGCTGACGTGCTCTTCCAAAAGTTTGGTTTCACCGGCGAACACGTGGCTGACGTGGCGCGCGAGTTGCTCCGAAATGTAGTGCCGGGGCTTTAG